In Salinisphaera sp. T31B1, the following are encoded in one genomic region:
- a CDS encoding HAD-IB family hydrolase, with product MKLVLFDIDGTLVPGASSEARFARYLWRHGELGVRQLLAFAWFCVRYLPRYGRHVLQKNKAYLSGHGKRHIQSLARAFVADELMPALYAPVVERLRAHQAAGDRVALLSGTPQFIADALAEALDVDHAFAALCNSRGMRYTARPPQRHPYGPTKIDAAHALAAAAGLPLSEAIAFGDSINDAYLFRVVGEAVAVQPDRRLSAAADGAGWEVILDRVDSA from the coding sequence ATGAAGCTGGTTTTGTTCGATATCGACGGCACGCTGGTACCGGGTGCAAGCTCCGAGGCACGATTCGCGCGTTATCTGTGGCGCCACGGCGAACTGGGCGTACGACAGCTGCTGGCCTTCGCCTGGTTCTGCGTACGCTATCTGCCGCGCTACGGCCGCCACGTGCTCCAGAAGAACAAGGCGTATCTGAGCGGCCACGGGAAGCGCCATATCCAGTCGCTGGCCCGAGCGTTTGTGGCCGATGAACTCATGCCGGCACTGTATGCGCCGGTGGTCGAACGGTTGCGCGCCCATCAGGCGGCCGGCGATCGCGTGGCGCTGCTGTCGGGAACGCCGCAGTTCATCGCCGATGCACTGGCCGAGGCGCTGGATGTCGATCACGCGTTTGCCGCGCTGTGCAACAGCCGCGGCATGCGCTATACGGCCCGTCCGCCACAGCGTCATCCCTACGGGCCGACCAAGATCGATGCCGCCCATGCGCTGGCCGCTGCAGCTGGCCTGCCATTGTCCGAGGCGATCGCTTTCGGCGACTCTATCAACGATGCCTATCTGTTCCGGGTGGTGGGGGAGGCCGTGGCCGTTCAGCCCGATCGACGCCTGTCGGCGGCAGCCGATGGCGCCGGTTGGGAAGTGATCCTCGACCGGGTCGACAGCGCCTGA
- a CDS encoding S41 family peptidase produces MRSTIRSALLIAGSIILGMTAAIGPSAVAQSQPSVAPADDGDQGLPLDELRTFVEILNRVKQGYVEDVSDQNLLENSIRGMLDGLDPHSAYLNKEEFRELSISTSGKFGGLGIEVQLQNGFVRVVAPIDDSPAAKAGIQAGDLIVRIDDAAVKGMSLSEAVRKMRGDVGSDITLTVLREGRDEPFKVTLKRAVVRVESVKSRMLDRGYGYVRITQFSSNTGDALKQAIETLQSKAGADGLHGIVLDLRNNPGGVLSAAVDVSDAFLDSGGIVSIRGRAPNTDQQFDANPGDMLYGAPMVVLVNEGSASASEIVAGALQDDSRAVIMGHRTFGKGSVQTLIPLANGAALKLTTARYYTPSGRSIQAEGIQPDVGIQDVNVTAAKASSVTPFSEADLAGALANESAPPQDAEQARTEDDLAADDYPLYEALNLLKGLYILRSR; encoded by the coding sequence ATGCGGTCGACAATTCGCAGCGCACTGCTGATCGCCGGCAGCATAATCCTCGGCATGACAGCGGCCATCGGCCCATCGGCGGTGGCTCAGAGCCAGCCTTCCGTGGCGCCCGCCGATGACGGCGATCAGGGTCTGCCGCTCGACGAACTGCGCACGTTCGTCGAGATCCTCAATCGCGTCAAGCAAGGTTATGTCGAGGACGTCAGCGATCAGAATCTGCTGGAAAACTCGATTCGCGGCATGCTCGACGGACTGGATCCGCATTCGGCCTATCTCAACAAGGAAGAGTTCCGCGAGCTGTCGATTTCGACCTCCGGCAAGTTCGGCGGTCTCGGAATTGAAGTTCAGCTGCAGAACGGCTTCGTACGGGTGGTCGCGCCCATCGACGACTCGCCCGCGGCAAAGGCCGGCATTCAGGCCGGCGATCTGATCGTGCGAATCGACGACGCGGCGGTCAAAGGCATGAGTCTGAGCGAGGCGGTGCGCAAGATGCGCGGCGATGTGGGCAGCGACATCACGCTGACGGTCCTGCGCGAGGGCCGGGATGAACCGTTCAAGGTCACGCTCAAACGCGCGGTCGTACGTGTGGAAAGCGTCAAGTCGCGGATGCTCGATCGCGGCTACGGCTATGTACGGATCACGCAGTTCTCGAGCAATACCGGCGATGCGCTCAAACAGGCAATCGAGACGCTGCAATCCAAGGCTGGCGCCGACGGGCTGCACGGCATTGTCCTGGATCTGCGCAACAACCCCGGCGGCGTGCTCAGCGCAGCGGTCGATGTGTCCGACGCATTCCTCGACAGCGGCGGCATCGTCTCGATCCGGGGCCGTGCCCCGAATACCGATCAGCAGTTCGACGCCAACCCCGGCGACATGCTCTACGGCGCGCCGATGGTCGTACTGGTCAACGAAGGCTCGGCCTCGGCATCGGAAATCGTGGCCGGCGCCCTGCAGGACGACAGCCGCGCGGTGATCATGGGCCATCGTACGTTCGGCAAGGGCTCGGTGCAGACGCTCATCCCGCTGGCCAACGGTGCCGCGCTCAAGCTGACCACGGCACGCTATTACACACCCAGCGGTCGATCGATCCAGGCCGAGGGAATCCAGCCCGATGTGGGTATTCAGGACGTCAACGTCACCGCCGCCAAGGCCAGCAGCGTGACCCCGTTCTCCGAAGCCGATCTTGCCGGCGCGCTGGCCAACGAGTCCGCTCCGCCGCAAGACGCCGAACAGGCCCGTACCGAGGACGACCTGGCGGCCGACGACTATCCGCTCTACGAGGCGCTCAACCTGCTCAAGGGGCTGTATATCCTGCGCTCGCGTTGA
- a CDS encoding DUF2007 domain-containing protein, whose amino-acid sequence MKPREVYLAADPVNAEIAKDVLAGHGIAAHVRNQYLWGGMGDLPANVYPSVWVDDEVDFAAAKALIRRFERGALAHGRPWQCPNCGENLDAQFEQCWNCQAVRPDST is encoded by the coding sequence ATGAAGCCTCGTGAAGTCTATCTCGCGGCCGATCCGGTCAACGCGGAGATCGCCAAGGACGTGCTGGCCGGCCACGGGATCGCCGCCCATGTGCGCAACCAGTATCTATGGGGTGGCATGGGCGACCTGCCGGCCAATGTCTACCCCAGCGTATGGGTTGACGACGAGGTCGACTTCGCGGCTGCCAAGGCGCTGATCCGGCGTTTCGAGCGCGGCGCGCTTGCCCACGGTCGCCCGTGGCAATGTCCGAATTGCGGGGAAAACCTCGATGCCCAGTTCGAACAATGCTGGAACTGCCAGGCCGTCCGGCCCGATTCGACCTAG
- a CDS encoding CDP-alcohol phosphatidyltransferase family protein, translated as MANWVTFSRFLLLFVLLGVVYSGIPTLQLVNAPLTILIIALDGVDGWVARRFNEESLFGATFDIAIDRIVETVLWVVLAHLGFIGVWIPLLFIIRGNLVDAIRSKGAAAGTTAFDMMKSPIGRFLVAGRFMRGFYAVLKAVTFAWILLWQPFDALAPSFWAANGGWLSGIGLALAWLSAGICVARGLPVIVEFCANANPKTQDQA; from the coding sequence ATGGCGAACTGGGTTACGTTTTCTCGTTTTTTGCTGCTGTTCGTGTTGCTGGGGGTGGTTTACTCCGGCATTCCGACGCTGCAGCTCGTCAACGCACCGTTGACCATCCTGATCATCGCGCTCGACGGGGTGGACGGCTGGGTCGCCCGGCGTTTCAACGAGGAGTCGCTGTTCGGCGCGACCTTCGATATCGCGATCGATCGTATCGTGGAGACGGTCCTCTGGGTGGTACTGGCACACCTGGGCTTCATCGGCGTCTGGATCCCGCTGTTGTTCATCATTCGCGGTAATCTTGTGGATGCGATCCGCAGCAAGGGTGCGGCGGCCGGCACGACAGCGTTCGACATGATGAAGTCGCCGATCGGCCGGTTCCTGGTCGCCGGGCGTTTCATGCGCGGTTTCTATGCCGTGCTCAAGGCGGTAACGTTCGCCTGGATTCTCTTATGGCAGCCCTTCGATGCGCTGGCACCGTCGTTCTGGGCCGCGAATGGCGGCTGGCTCAGTGGTATCGGTCTCGCCCTGGCCTGGCTGTCGGCGGGGATCTGCGTCGCCCGCGGTTTGCCGGTGATCGTGGAGTTCTGTGCCAACGCAAACCCGAAAACACAGGATCAGGCATGA
- the secB gene encoding protein-export chaperone SecB: MAEQTAGSENAQPQRQVALQKIYVRDASIEVPDGPRVFTEEYKPEVNVDLNTRIETLSRETHQVIVTVTVTAKQGERTAYIVEVQQAGVFQIEGFDDDAERGHVLGAYCPSVLFPYVRESVGDMVVRAGFPHFLLQPVNFDLLYAQHQQNQTGAPTDAGNATH, translated from the coding sequence ATGGCAGAACAGACCGCCGGCAGCGAAAACGCCCAGCCTCAGCGCCAGGTGGCGCTGCAAAAGATCTATGTCCGTGATGCCTCGATCGAGGTGCCGGACGGCCCGCGGGTGTTCACCGAAGAGTACAAGCCCGAAGTCAACGTGGATCTGAACACCCGTATCGAGACGCTGTCGCGCGAGACGCATCAGGTCATCGTGACGGTGACCGTGACGGCCAAGCAGGGCGAGCGCACCGCCTATATCGTGGAAGTCCAGCAGGCCGGCGTGTTCCAGATCGAAGGCTTCGATGACGACGCCGAGCGCGGCCACGTGCTGGGTGCCTACTGTCCGTCGGTACTGTTCCCGTACGTGCGTGAGAGCGTGGGCGACATGGTGGTGCGCGCGGGTTTTCCTCATTTCCTGCTGCAGCCGGTCAACTTCGATCTGCTCTACGCTCAGCATCAGCAGAACCAGACCGGCGCGCCCACCGACGCCGGCAACGCCACGCACTGA
- a CDS encoding rhodanese-like domain-containing protein: protein MQQIQEFVTNHPFLFGALLVALIALAVNEALRVLKGHRPIPANDAVRMINVDEAIVVDTRSAADYKKGHILNAKHIPMAGIEERAGEITKNTDRTIICYCGIGNVAPQAVAKLRKLGYSRAYALKGGINAWQGDGMPVTRK, encoded by the coding sequence ATGCAGCAGATTCAGGAATTCGTCACCAATCACCCGTTTCTTTTCGGGGCGCTGCTGGTCGCGCTGATCGCGCTGGCGGTCAACGAGGCGTTGCGCGTGCTCAAGGGGCACCGGCCCATTCCGGCCAACGACGCGGTGCGCATGATCAACGTCGACGAGGCGATCGTGGTCGATACGCGTTCGGCGGCGGATTACAAGAAAGGCCATATCCTCAACGCCAAGCATATTCCCATGGCGGGCATTGAGGAACGCGCCGGCGAGATCACCAAGAACACCGACCGCACCATCATCTGTTATTGCGGCATCGGCAATGTCGCGCCCCAGGCCGTGGCCAAGCTGCGCAAGCTTGGCTATAGCCGCGCTTACGCGCTCAAGGGCGGCATCAACGCCTGGCAGGGCGACGGCATGCCGGTGACCCGCAAGTAG
- a CDS encoding GNAT family N-acetyltransferase has translation MVIREQQACGYIQIQPRAQTLHLANIALARDERGQGIGSRLIGWLQATAAATGRDVSLAVFRTNTRAASFYTRHGFLPERTTPTHDHLRWCRAADRVRPLNASAGYTAP, from the coding sequence GTGGTGATCCGCGAGCAGCAGGCGTGCGGATATATCCAGATTCAGCCGCGCGCGCAGACACTGCATCTGGCCAATATCGCGCTCGCCCGAGACGAACGGGGCCAGGGCATCGGCAGCCGGCTGATCGGCTGGCTGCAGGCCACCGCAGCGGCGACCGGCCGCGACGTGAGCCTGGCCGTGTTCCGGACCAATACGCGAGCGGCGAGCTTCTATACTCGACACGGGTTTCTACCCGAACGTACGACCCCGACCCACGATCATCTGCGCTGGTGCCGGGCCGCAGACCGTGTCAGGCCGCTCAACGCGAGCGCAGGATATACAGCCCCTTGA
- a CDS encoding peptidoglycan DD-metalloendopeptidase family protein, which produces MTLSRLSGRRSMGRRLLRLCLCLVVLGPVAGTANADDDSRSARAQAELDALRDRIDTVRGQIAADQSQRSDLADRLSAAETEIHTASKHLRELDGDIKRAQARVDDLAGRRNAEREDLADQLAALRAQVRAAYSSGRMDKMRLLLSGQSPEKLGRMLVYYEYFARAQTRQVATLREALADLIVRQKALETQQKALSDQRSARAATLSRLESNQRQRRQTIDALDKRLSSRTASLKELRADAARLEKLMGTLSEELADLPSPASGDIAFSRLKGRMAPPVRGKMLARFGSRKAGGPLRWQGIWLAAPEGTPVKSVASGRVVYVGYMHRYGLIVIIDHGHNYYTLYGHAESTYVEVGDAVTRNQTIARAGRTGGHRRSGTYFEIRRGQTPINPADWLSG; this is translated from the coding sequence ATGACCCTGTCCCGCCTGTCTGGCCGTCGATCGATGGGCCGCCGATTGCTGCGCCTGTGCCTGTGCCTGGTGGTACTGGGCCCGGTTGCGGGTACGGCCAACGCCGATGACGACAGCCGATCGGCGCGCGCCCAGGCCGAGCTCGATGCGCTGCGCGATCGGATCGACACCGTGCGCGGACAGATCGCCGCCGACCAGAGCCAGCGCAGCGACCTGGCCGATCGTCTGTCCGCGGCCGAGACCGAAATCCATACGGCATCCAAGCATCTGCGCGAGCTCGACGGCGACATCAAGCGCGCCCAGGCCCGTGTCGACGATCTGGCTGGACGTCGCAACGCCGAGCGCGAGGACCTGGCCGATCAGCTTGCCGCGCTGCGCGCTCAGGTGCGTGCGGCCTACAGCAGCGGGCGCATGGACAAGATGCGGCTGCTGCTGTCCGGCCAGTCGCCGGAAAAACTTGGTCGCATGCTCGTTTACTACGAGTATTTCGCCCGTGCCCAGACCCGTCAGGTAGCCACGCTGCGTGAGGCGCTCGCCGATCTGATCGTCCGCCAGAAGGCATTGGAAACCCAGCAAAAGGCACTGTCAGACCAGCGCAGTGCGCGGGCCGCCACCTTGAGCCGGCTCGAATCCAACCAGCGCCAGCGCCGCCAGACCATCGACGCGCTCGACAAGCGGCTGTCTTCGCGTACGGCCAGTCTCAAGGAGCTGCGAGCCGACGCCGCGCGCCTGGAGAAGCTGATGGGCACGCTGTCCGAAGAGCTGGCGGATCTCCCGTCGCCCGCCTCCGGCGACATCGCCTTTTCGCGCCTGAAGGGCCGGATGGCGCCGCCGGTTCGCGGCAAGATGCTGGCCCGCTTCGGCTCCCGAAAGGCCGGTGGCCCGCTGCGCTGGCAGGGGATATGGCTGGCGGCACCCGAAGGTACGCCGGTCAAGAGCGTGGCCAGCGGACGCGTGGTGTATGTCGGCTATATGCATCGCTACGGCCTGATCGTGATCATCGATCACGGGCACAACTACTACACGCTATACGGCCATGCCGAGAGCACGTATGTAGAGGTTGGCGATGCCGTGACCCGGAACCAGACCATCGCACGAGCCGGGCGCACCGGCGGCCATCGGCGCAGCGGCACCTATTTCGAAATCCGGCGCGGACAGACCCCGATCAACCCGGCCGACTGGCTGTCCGGCTGA
- a CDS encoding tRNA (cytidine(34)-2'-O)-methyltransferase: protein MHIVLHQPQIPPNTGNSIRLCANIGATLHLIHPLGFSIDDKHLRRAGLDYRERAVIREWASFDDWRAEYPSNRVLAASKRGTTRYDTISYRSDDALLFGCETAGLPAERLKAADAVIFMPMRPGNRSLNLSNSVAVVAFEAWRQLGFT, encoded by the coding sequence ATGCATATCGTGCTCCATCAGCCTCAGATTCCACCCAACACCGGCAACAGCATCCGTCTGTGTGCCAATATCGGCGCCACCCTGCACCTGATCCATCCGCTGGGTTTTTCCATCGACGACAAGCATTTGCGTCGTGCAGGCCTGGACTATCGCGAACGCGCGGTGATTCGGGAGTGGGCCAGCTTCGACGACTGGCGCGCCGAGTACCCGAGCAATCGCGTGCTCGCCGCCAGCAAGCGCGGCACCACCCGCTACGACACGATCAGCTACCGCAGCGACGATGCGCTGCTGTTCGGTTGCGAGACGGCCGGGCTGCCGGCCGAACGCCTTAAGGCCGCCGATGCCGTCATCTTCATGCCAATGCGGCCGGGCAACCGGAGCTTGAATCTGTCCAACAGCGTGGCGGTCGTCGCCTTCGAGGCATGGCGTCAACTGGGATTTACCTGA
- the ubiB gene encoding ubiquinone biosynthesis regulatory protein kinase UbiB, protein MFSRSRRLLGILRTVRRYGLGELMGESAPSWLVGAPRAFDQDINVRLRLALESLGPVFVKFGQTLSTRRDLLPPGMAEELSRLQDDVPPFEGAEARRLIEAAYGHPLDVFFESFETEPMAAASIAQVHAARLHARAGEPQGREVVVKVLRPDVHERIDRDIAVLYRLAGLAARFHPEAKRLRPIEIVAEYDRIIHDELDLMREGANASQLGRNWAGSDLIIHPEIHFDYSTESVLVMEHMHGVPIDDIDTLKAAGVDFKVLAERGVEIFFKQVFRDNFFHADMHPGNIFVQTDHPHRPRYVGLDFGIVGSLTADDQRYLAENFLAFFNQDYRKIAELHVESGWMPADTSIEEFEGAIRTVSEPIMNKPLAEISFGLFLVRLFKIARRYRYQVQPQLVLLQKTVLNVEGLGRDLYPQLDLWATAKPVLEEWMRHRASPKVAAERMRNQLPQIMDSLPGLATKLVKRLDDGTSPAARELGHALTDITAELRSARRAMRWTMVGTGLVVSGVLLGLYAGVSAWLGGAVVVAGLASWVRAWRG, encoded by the coding sequence ATGTTCTCGCGCAGCCGCCGTCTGCTGGGGATTCTGCGCACCGTTCGCCGCTACGGGCTCGGCGAACTGATGGGTGAGTCCGCGCCGTCCTGGCTGGTGGGCGCACCGCGTGCGTTCGATCAAGACATCAACGTCCGACTGCGGCTGGCGCTGGAATCGCTGGGGCCGGTGTTCGTGAAGTTCGGTCAGACGCTGTCCACGCGCCGCGATCTCCTGCCGCCGGGCATGGCCGAAGAGCTATCCAGGCTTCAGGACGACGTGCCGCCCTTCGAAGGCGCCGAGGCGCGGCGGCTGATCGAGGCTGCCTATGGTCACCCGCTGGACGTGTTCTTCGAATCCTTCGAGACCGAGCCCATGGCCGCGGCCTCGATCGCCCAGGTGCATGCCGCGAGGCTGCATGCACGGGCCGGCGAACCCCAGGGCCGTGAAGTCGTGGTGAAGGTGTTGCGGCCCGACGTGCACGAGCGCATCGACCGCGATATCGCCGTGCTCTACCGGCTGGCCGGGCTGGCAGCGCGTTTTCATCCGGAGGCCAAACGCCTGCGGCCCATCGAGATCGTGGCCGAGTACGATCGCATCATCCACGATGAGCTGGACCTGATGCGCGAGGGCGCCAACGCCAGTCAGCTCGGGCGCAACTGGGCCGGCTCGGATCTGATCATCCATCCCGAGATCCATTTCGATTACAGCACCGAAAGCGTGCTGGTCATGGAGCACATGCACGGGGTGCCGATCGACGATATCGACACGCTCAAGGCGGCCGGCGTGGACTTCAAGGTGCTGGCCGAACGCGGCGTGGAGATCTTCTTCAAGCAGGTATTCCGCGACAACTTCTTCCATGCCGACATGCACCCCGGCAACATCTTCGTACAGACGGACCACCCGCATCGGCCACGTTACGTGGGGCTGGATTTCGGCATTGTCGGATCGCTGACCGCCGACGATCAGCGTTATCTGGCCGAGAACTTCCTGGCATTTTTCAACCAGGATTACCGCAAGATCGCCGAGCTGCATGTCGAATCGGGCTGGATGCCCGCGGACACCAGCATCGAGGAATTCGAGGGCGCCATCCGCACGGTTTCCGAGCCGATCATGAACAAGCCGCTGGCCGAGATATCGTTCGGCCTGTTCCTCGTCCGGTTGTTCAAGATTGCGAGGCGCTATCGCTACCAGGTCCAGCCCCAGCTGGTGCTGTTGCAGAAGACCGTGCTCAATGTGGAAGGGCTGGGTCGCGATCTGTACCCCCAGCTCGATCTGTGGGCCACGGCCAAGCCCGTGCTCGAGGAGTGGATGCGCCATCGTGCGAGTCCGAAAGTCGCGGCCGAGCGCATGCGCAATCAGCTGCCTCAGATCATGGACAGCCTGCCGGGCCTTGCAACCAAGCTGGTCAAGCGGCTCGACGACGGCACCAGCCCGGCCGCACGAGAGCTCGGACACGCGCTCACCGATATCACGGCCGAACTGCGCAGTGCGCGTCGAGCGATGCGCTGGACGATGGTCGGCACCGGGCTGGTGGTGTCCGGCGTGCTGCTGGGGTTGTATGCCGGCGTTTCGGCCTGGCTGGGGGGAGCGGTCGTCGTCGCGGGGCTGGCCAGCTGGGTACGCGCCTGGCGCGGATGA
- a CDS encoding NAD(P)H-dependent glycerol-3-phosphate dehydrogenase, with translation MTTTAAERGAARCMAVLGAGSWGTALAIQLARNGNDVRLWARDTAAIQAMSGARENRRYLPGCPLPDTLDPCADMAAAVEGADDVLVVVPSHALRECLTALEPLLGAGQRVIWATKGLEPESALLPHQVAAETLGEARVTAALSGPSFAGEVGQGMPTAVTVASTDPVFARDMAAAFHDGVFRVYTTADIVGVGVGGAVKNVLAIAVGISDGLGYGANARALLITRGLSEMMRLGEKLGGERATFTGMAGLGDLLLTCTDDQSRNRRMGLALADGLSVEAAQIEIQQVVEGVRVAREVDRIADQLDVEMPIARQAYRVLHEGVAPRDAVRQLTDRPFRAEKD, from the coding sequence ATGACCACCACGGCGGCCGAACGCGGTGCAGCCCGGTGCATGGCGGTGCTCGGTGCCGGCTCCTGGGGCACCGCGCTGGCCATCCAGCTGGCGCGCAACGGCAACGACGTACGCCTGTGGGCGCGCGATACGGCCGCCATCCAGGCCATGTCCGGGGCGCGGGAGAATCGTCGCTACCTCCCGGGTTGTCCCCTGCCCGATACGCTGGACCCGTGCGCCGACATGGCCGCGGCAGTGGAAGGGGCCGACGACGTGCTCGTGGTCGTGCCCAGCCATGCCCTGCGCGAGTGCCTGACCGCGCTCGAACCCCTGCTTGGCGCCGGTCAACGCGTGATCTGGGCGACCAAGGGCCTGGAACCGGAGTCGGCGCTGCTGCCCCATCAGGTGGCGGCCGAGACGCTCGGCGAGGCGCGAGTCACGGCGGCCTTGTCCGGCCCCAGCTTCGCCGGCGAAGTCGGCCAGGGCATGCCGACTGCGGTGACGGTGGCCTCCACCGATCCCGTCTTCGCGCGCGATATGGCCGCGGCCTTTCATGACGGCGTATTCCGTGTCTATACAACGGCCGATATCGTCGGTGTCGGCGTAGGCGGCGCGGTCAAGAACGTGCTCGCTATCGCCGTGGGTATCTCCGACGGGCTCGGCTATGGAGCCAACGCTCGTGCGCTGCTGATCACCCGCGGGCTGTCGGAAATGATGCGTCTGGGCGAGAAACTCGGCGGCGAGCGCGCCACCTTCACCGGCATGGCCGGGCTCGGGGATCTGTTGCTCACCTGCACCGACGACCAGTCCCGCAACCGGCGGATGGGGCTGGCGCTTGCCGACGGCCTGAGCGTCGAGGCTGCCCAGATCGAGATCCAGCAGGTTGTCGAAGGCGTACGCGTGGCCCGCGAGGTCGACCGTATCGCCGATCAGCTCGATGTGGAAATGCCGATCGCCCGACAGGCCTATCGGGTGCTCCACGAGGGCGTGGCGCCGCGCGATGCAGTGCGACAATTGACGGATCGCCCGTTCCGCGCCGAAAAAGATTAA